A region of Carassius auratus strain Wakin chromosome 41, ASM336829v1, whole genome shotgun sequence DNA encodes the following proteins:
- the LOC113059351 gene encoding nuclear receptor subfamily 1 group D member 2-like has product MASTKQGGVIAYVCSSSSAPSPDSCMSDSSNSRSPSSSPPLPSKPSRLTDLPTAGLLLKHTHPRGHASDKTLSSKSSITKLNGMVLLCKVCGDIASGFHYGVHACEGCKGFFRRSIQQNIQYKKCLKTESCTIVRINRNRCQQCRFRKCLSVGMSRDAVRFGRIPKREKQRMLLEMQTAMNNMMNNSQLQHMLHGAQTVPCAIESSQSESSSSLPSPPDSPRSSSDLSRDSESVTPMDTASSCSSDCGEEEMPSTGPAPREDLFSYSSPHGGSLSPASSETLSSNSKEDEEPREECWNRWNESGTVQTTAGPYREHVTGYHETQQCSRSSENMPYHRNNMNQGQTGANRGHLVCPMSVSPFVDPSKPGHEIWEDFSRSFIPAVREVVEFAKRIPGFQDLSQHDQVNLLKAGTFEVLMVRFVSLFDVKERTVTFLSGRKFGVDLLRSMGAGELLNCMFEFSEKLSALQLNEEEMSLFSAVVLVSADRSAIEDVNGVEALQETLIRALRNLIMKNHSNEAAVFTKLLLKLPELRSLNNMHSEELLAFKIQP; this is encoded by the exons ATGGCATCAACAAAGCAAG GAGGCGTGATAGCCTACGTCTGTTCCTCAAGCTCCGCCCCCAGCCCTGACTCCTGCATGAGTGACAGCTCTAACAGCCGCTCCCCATCATCCTCGCCGCCTCTGCCCTCTAAACCGAGCCGTCTGACAGACCTGCCCACCGCTGGACTGCTCTTGAAACACACTCACCCACGCGGACACGCTTCTGACAAGACCCTCTCTTCCAAGAGCTCCATCACCA AGCTCAACGGGATGGTGCTGCTGTGTAAAGTGTGTGGAGACATCGCCTCGGGCTTCCACTACGGTGTTCATGCCTGTGAAGGCTGCAAG gGCTTCTTCAGAAGAAGCATCCAGCAGAATATTCAGTATAAGAAATGCctgaagacagaaagctgcactATAGTGCGAATAAACCGCAACCGCTGCCAGCAGTGTCGCTTCAGGAAGTGTTTATCTGTCGGGATGTCCCGAGACG CTGTGCGTTTTGGACGCATCCCGAAGCGGGAGAAGCAGCGGATGCTCTTGGAGATGCAGACAGCTATGAATAACATGATGAACAACAGTCAGCTGCAGCACATGCTTCACGGCGCACAGACCGTCCCGTGTGCCATCGAGAGCAGCCAGAGCGAGTCCAGCTCCTCCTTGCCCTCGCCGCCGGATTCGCCACGCTCCTCCTCGGATCTCTCCCGGGACTCAGAGTCAGTCACTCCCATGGACACGGCGTCGTCCTGTTCGTCCGACTGCGGGGAGGAAGAGATGCCGAGCACTGGACCCGCTCCCCGCGAGGACCTGTTTTCATACAGCTCGCCCCACGGAGGGTCCTTATCTCCGGCCAGCTCCGAAACGCTCAGCAGCAACAGCAAGGAGGACGAGGAGCCGCGGGAGGAATGCTGGAACCGCTGGAACGAGAGTGGGACCGTGCAAACCACCGCTGGACCTTACAGAGAACATGTGACTGGGTACCACGAGACCCAGCAGTGCAGTCGAAGCTCAGAAAACATGCCTTACCACAGAAACAACATGAACCAAGGCCAGACTGGAGCAAACAGAGGACATCTG GTGTGTCCCATGAGTGTTTCCCCCTTCGTGGACCCCTCCAAGCCTGGTCATGAAATTTGGGAGGACTTTTCCAGGAGCTTCATCCCTGCTGTACGAGAAGTGGTGGAATTTGCCAAGCGGATCCCGGGCTTCCAGGACCTTTCCCAACACGACCAGGTCAACCTCCTCAAGGCAGGAACCTTCGAG GTGCTGATGGTGCGCTTCGTGTCGTTGTTCGATGTGAAAGAGCGGACGGTGACCTTCCTGAGCGGGAGGAAGTTCGGCGTGGACCTGCTGCGCTCCATGGGTGCCGGAGAGCTGCTCAACTGCATGTTTGAGTTCAGCGAGAAGCTCAGCGCCCTGCAGCTCAACGAGGAAGAGATGAGTCTCTTCTCCGCCGTGGTGCTGGTGTCTGCAG ACCGATCAGCCATCGAGGATGTAAACGGTGTGGAGGCCCTGCAGGAGACCCTGATCAGAGCTCTGAGGAACCTGATCATGAAAAACCACTCGAACGAAGCCGCCGTCTTCACCAAGCTGCTCCTGAAGCTCCCCGAGCTGCGCTCGCTCAATAACATGCACTCCGAGGAGCTGCTCGCCTTCAAAATCCAACCTTAA